The Cellulomonas flavigena DSM 20109 DNA segment CTGGGTGGGCTGCTGCGTCGGCTGCTGGGTGGGCTGCTGCGTCGGCTGCTGGGTCGGCTGCTGGGTCGGCTGGCCGCCGGACACCGAACCGGTGCACGCCGTGCCGTTGAGCGTGAACGACGTGGGCTTGGCGTTCGAGCCGTTCCACGAGCCGTTGAACCCGAGCGAGATGACGCCGTTGGTGCCGACCGAGCCGTTCCACGGGGAGTTCACGACCGTGACCTGCGAGCCGCTCGACGAGGCCGCGCCGTTCCAGAGCTGCTGGATCGACTGGCCGCTGGGGAACGTCCAGCGCAGGTCCCACGACGACAGCGGGTCGCCGAGGTTCGTGACGTTGATGCTGGCGCCGAAACCGCCGGGCCACTCGTTGGTGACCGCGTAGTCGACGCGGCAGCCGGCGGCGGCGTTCGCCGCGGTGGAGGCCAGGACGGTCGTGCCGGCGGCGAGCACCGCGCCGGCGGCGAGCACCGCGACGGCCTTGCGACCGGCGGCGAGCGCCGGCTTCGGGCGGGGGGACATGGGTTCTCCTCGGATCGGTGACCTGACACGGCGCCGGCGCGGGGGACCGACGCGAGGCGCCCGGCAGGGGTCGGCGGCGACCCCGGTACGGACGTCCCGCTGATCACACCCGAGGACGGGGGGTGCTGGCGAGCACCCGGCGGGTCCCTAATCGTTTTGATGCTGGAAGCGGTTCCGGAGCGTGGCGCGCCCCGCGCCCGCCGCATCCCCCGCGCCCGCCGTCGTCAGGGCCGCGGCCCACCTGCCTCACGGTGGTGCCGGCGGTGGGACACCGTGACGCGCTTCCACCGGCCGCACCGCACCGGGCCACGGGATTACCCACCCCCGTGCGGCACCGCGGCGCACGCCCGCCGGCTACTCCTCCAGGTACTCCGGACCGCCGTGCACGCCGAACGCCTCCTCGAGGGACCCGATCCCGTTCTCCCGCAGGTGAGCCGTGAGCTCCCGGCCGACCCAGCGCAGGTGCCAGCCCTCGGGGGCGTACCCGGTGACCGCGGTGTTCGCCTCGGTGTACCGCACGACGAAGCCGAACTCCCACGCGTGCTCGCTCAGCCAGATCCCCTCCGGCGTCCGCGCGAAGCACGTCTGGTAGTTGCAGGACGGCTGGGACCCGGAGTCGACGTCGAGCGCGAAGCCCGTCTGGTGCTCCGAGAACCCGGGCCGCGCCGAGTAGCGCTCGGCGTGCGCGAAGCCCCGGCGCGCCTCGACCGACCGGCGCGCGGCGGCCTGGTCCTGGTACGACCGGTACCCGCTGCTGGTGACCACGTCCACGCCCGCGGCGCCCGCCGCGTCGAGCATCGCGCGCAGGTCGGGCTCGACGGCGGCGCGCACCTGCGCCTCGCCCACCGTGACGAGGTCCGCGGGCGCGTACGCGCGGTCGATCGGGTGCTGCTTGTTGACGATCACCCACGGGCTCGCCGGGTCCGTCGTCGAGTGCTGCCGCACGTCGAGGCCGGGCGTCGGCGTGGGGCGCGACGGCACGGTGGGGACGGCGATCGCGTCCTCCCAGGGCACCAGCTCCGCCATGCCCTCGATGCGGGCGTCCTCGCGGAACAGCACGGACCACAGTCCGGTCACGATTCCGCCCACGCCGACGACGGCGGTGGCGGCCAGGACCACGAGCACGACGGTGCGCCAGCGTGACATGAAGGCGATCGTAGGGTGAACCGGGACGAACCGGTCAGACCGCGACGAACGTCACCCGTCGGTGTGGCACCGACACCTCGTCCAGCCGAACCTCCAGCCGCTGCCCGAGCGGCAGGTCACCGGAGGCCGTGACGGGGGCCACCACGGCGGGCTCGCGCAGCTGCAGCGCGCCACGGACCCGCCCGTCCTTCGGTGCGTCGGCGTCGACGACCACGCCCGTGAAGTGCTCCCCCGCGTGGGGCGCGAGCACGACGGCCTCGACGAGGTCGAGCGCCCCGCGGTCGAACGCCGCCACCCGCCGGCCCGTGCGGGTCATCGTCGCCGGCAGGTCGGGCAGCGCCTCGCCCACCCAGTCGGGCACCTGCCGGCCCGCGACGGCGGCGAGGCAGACCTCGGTGCCGTACCTGTCGACGAGCCGCCGCAGCGGGGCCGTGACGTGCGCGTACGGCGCGCGGATCGCGGCGTGCTCGGCGTCGTCGCCGGTGGGCACGGGGGCGTCGGGCACGCCGAAGGCACGGTAGCCGGCCCCACGGAAGAGCGTGGTCGCCTCGCGCAGGAACGCGGCGTGCGGGCCGCGGTGCGAGTCGAGGCGCGCGAGCAGGTCCGCGTACGGCAGGTCGGCGGGCCAGTCGATGTCGAGCGCGGCGGCCGTGCGGCGCAGGCGTGCGACGTCCCGCGGGTCCGCGGGCGGCAGCGTGCGCACGACCCCCACGCCCGCGTCGAGCATGAGACGCGCCGCGACCATGCCCGTGAGCAGCGAGACCTGCGCGTTCCAGCCCTCGACCGGCAAGGTCGCCCGGAAGCGCAGCCGGAACGCGCCGTCCTCCTGCACGACCTCCTGCTCGGGGACGTCGAGGGATGCGCCGCCGCGCTCACGCTCGCGCTCCTGGCGCAGCGCGCCGACGTCCGCGAGGCCGCGGAGCAGGTCGTCGGCGGTGCCGTCGTCGAGTCGCTGCTGGACCTGCGCGTACGACAGCTGCGCGCGGCTGCGGACCAGCGCGCGCTCGACGTGCACGTCCTGGGGTTCGCCGTGGGCGTCGAGGTCCATCGTCCACAGGACCGCGGGGCGCACCTGGTCGGCGAGCAGGCTGGCGGCCCCCTCCGAGAGCACGGCGGGGTGCAGCGGCACGCGGCCGTCGGGGCTGTAGCAGGTCATCCCGCGACGGTGGGTCTCGGCGTCGAGTGCGCCACCGGGCGCGACGAACGCGGCGACGTCGGCGATCGCGTACCGCACGCGCCACCCCGTGCCGCGCCGCTCGACGTGGACGGCCTGGTCGAGGTCGGTGGAGCCCTCGGGGTCGACGGTGACGAACGCGACGTCCGTGCGATCGGTGCGGTCACCGGGCGCGTGCGCGCCCTGCGGTCCGCGCTCCGCGGCGACCTCGGCCTCGGCGAGCGCGGCGTCGGGGTAGACGACGGGCAGCTCGACCTCGGCACGCAGGGCGTCGAGCCCTTCGGCCACGGCACGGGACGCGGGGTCGCCGGTGGGAGCGGGGAGACGGACGGGGCGGCCGGGCACGGGACGACTCTAGGCGTCCCCGTGCTGCAGCTTCGACCCGGGCGCGCGGGCGGGCCCGTCGCGCCCCACGGACGCGTCCGCGCTCAGGGGACGAGCAGGACCTGCCCGTCGACCACGGCGACGGCATGGACCCGCAGGTCGACGGGGTCCTTGCCGACCGGGTCGAGGCACGCCCCCGTGCGCAGGTCCCAGACCTGCTTGTACATGGGCGAGGTCACCGTCGGCTCACCCGCGCGGTCGCCGACGAGACCACGGCTGAGCACGTTCGCCCCGGAGTACGGGTCGCGCTGCTGCACCGCGAGCACCTCGTCGGTGGCGAGCCGGAACAGCGCGACGCGCTGCTCGCCGACGATCGCCCCGGCGCCACGCTCGGGGAGCAGGTCGTCCAGGGCGCACACCCGCACGGCGCCGAGGGCGGTGGGCACGTCGGGGGTGGGCGTCGCCGTGGCGGGCGTCGGGTGGCTCATGGCGCGTCCTCCTGGAGGGTCGTGGCGCCGGCGGCACGGGCGCTCAGGAGATCGGGGTGACCGCGCTCCCCGGGACGTGCAGGGCGGGCCTGACCACGTTCCGGCACGTAGGACAGGTCCGGGTCCGACCGGTCCGGGGCGTTGACGTAGGGTATGAACGCGCGCAGCTTCCCGGGGTCCTCGAGGGTCGCGCGCCACTCGTCGACGTACCCCGCGACGTGCCGTTCGACCTCCGCGTCGAGCTCGGCGCCGAGGCCCCGGGAGTCCTCGACCACGACACGCCGCAGCTCCGCCACGCCCCCCGGGAACGCCGCCACCCACGGCGCGGTCCGCTGCAGCCGGTCGGCGCTGCGGATGTACAGCGCGAGGAAGCGGTCGACCACCTGCACGAGACGGTCGTCGTCGAGGTCCTCGGCGAGCAGCTCGGCGTGCCGCGGCGTGAAACCCCCGTTGCCGCCCACGTACACGTTCCAGCCCTTCTCGGTCGCGATCACCCCGACGTCCTTGCCGCGGGCCTCGGCGCACTCACGTGCGCACCCGGACACCCCGACCTTGAACTTGTGCGGCGCACGCAGACCGCGGTACCGCAGCTCGAGCCGCACGGCCATCGACGACGAGTCCTGCACGCCGAACCGGCACCACGCCTGCCCGACGCACGTCTTCACCGCTCGCAGGGACTTGCCGTAGGCCTGGCCCGACTCGAACCCCGCGTCGACCAGGCGCCGCCAGATGGCCGGCAGCTGGTCCTGCCGGGCGCCGAACATGCCGATGCGCTGCGCGCCGGTGACGCGCGTGAACAGCCCGAACTCCTGCGCCACCTGTGCGAGCACCAGGAGCTTCTCGGGGGTGACCTCACCACCGGGCATGCGCGGCACCACGGAGTACGTGCCGTCCTTCTGCAGGTTCGCCAGCAGGTGGTCGTTGGTGTCCTGCAGCGAGGCCTGGTCGGGCTGCAGGACGTGCCCGATGCCGAGCGACGACAGGATGGACGCGACCACCGGGCGGCACACGGCGCAGCCGCGCCCGCGGCCGTGCCGCGCGACGACCTCGGTGAACGTACGCAGCCCCTCGGCGCGCACGAGGGCGTAGAGCTCGGCCCGGGACGTCGCGAAGTGCTCGCACATCGCCGTCGAGACCGTGAAGCCGGACGTCTCCAGCGTGCTGTTCACGACGGTCGTCAGCAGCGGGACGCACGACCCGCAGACCGTGCCGGCGCGCGTGCTCGCCTTGACGTCGCCCACGCTGCGGCAGCCGTGCTCGGTGACGGCCGCCCGGACGGCACCGACGGAGACGTTGGCGCACGAGCACAGGACGACGTCGTCGGGCAGGTCGCTGCGGACCGGCCCTGCACCGCCCGTCGGCGCGAGGTACGCCGAGGGGTCGGCTCCCAGCGGACGTCCGAGCAGGGGCCGCAGCTGCGCGTAGAGCTCGATGTCGCCGACGAGGACCCCGCCGAGCAGGACGCGCGCGTCGTCCGAGACGACGAGCTTGCGGTACGTGCGGGCGACGGGGTCCGCGAACGTCACCTCCAACGCGCCCGGTGTCAGCCCGAGGACGTCGCCGAACGCGGCCGCGTCGACGCCGACGCCCTTGAGCTTGGTCCCGTCCGGGCTGCGCTCGTACAGCCGGCACCCGCCGAACAGCCGGTTGACGACGACGTCGGCCATGGCGTTGCCGGGCGCGACCAGGCCGACGCACTCGCCGTCATGGCTCGCGACCTCGCCGATCGCCCACACCGCGGGGTCCGCCGTGCGGCACGTCGGGCCCACGACCACGCCGCCGCGCTCGGCGACCGGCAGGCCCGACTCGCGGGCGAGACGGTCGCGCGGACGCACGCCGGTGGAGTAGACGACGACGTCGGTGTCGAGCACCTCGCCGTCGGACAGCTCGAGCGCCCCCACTGCACCGTCGGCTGCGCCGACGACCCGCGTCGCGGCGGTCGACGTGCGCACGTCGACGCCGAGTCCGGTGACGAGGACACGCAGCGCCTCGCCGCCGCCCGCGTCGAGCTGGACGGCCATGAGCCGGTCGGCGAACTCCACGACCGTGGGCGCGACGCCCAGGGTCGACAGGGCCGCCGCGGCCTCCAGCCCCAGCACTCCCCCGCCGACGACGGTGCCGCGCAGGGGCCGCCCGAGGGTCCGCGCGCGCTCGGTGACCCACGCCCGCAGGGCCTCCACGTCCTCGAGGGTGCGGTACCGCAGCACGCCGGGCAGGTCGGTGCCCTCGGCGCGCGGCACCCAGGCCCACGAGCCGGTCGCCAGGACCAGGTGGTCGTAGGCCAGGACGCGGCCCGAGGCCGTCGTCACCGTCTGCGCGCTGCGGTCCAGGCGCACGGCCCGGTCACCCGTGACGAGCGTGACGCGGGGGTCGTCCCAGACCTCCGGCGCGAGGACGAGGTCCTCGGCCGTGCGGCCGGTGAAGACGTCGGACAGGTGGACGCGGTCGTACGGGCGGTGCGGCTCGTCGCCCACGACGGTGAGCGTCCAGTCGCCGTCGCGCGCGCACAGCTGCTCGGCGAACCGGTGGGCCACCATCCCGGCACCCACGACCACGACCCGCCCGGGCCCGTGCACGACGTCGTTCCGCATGGACCGAGTTTTCAACGGCGCGACCGTGGGAACGTGGGCCGAACGGCCCGGACCCCCACGCTGTGCAGCGCACGCGTCTCAACCGGCGAGACAGCCGACTATATCTATCCCCTTTTGGAAAGGGTGTGCCTAACCTGCGAGGGACGCACACCACCGGGCACGCCGCCCGAGCGCGACGGGAGGCACGCACGTGAGCACCACCGGCACGTCCGCCGCCGGCGTCCGCCCCCGGGCGGACCTCCCGTGACCCGCCGAGCCCGCCGCGCCACGGCGCTCCGATGTCGCCGTCCCCGCCGCGGTGACGCGCCCGCCGCCCTGGCGCCCGCCCGCCGCAGAGCCCGCCCGCCCGCCACCGCCCGCGCGACGGCCCCGGCGCGCGCTCCCCCGACCATCCCCTCGCACCACGGAGCACAGGAGCACCTCATGACCCGACCCGACCCCGCTCGCACCGTCGCCCTCGTGGGCAACCCGCGCGCCGGCTCCCGCACCCTCGGCGCCGCCGTGTCCCTCGCCGCCACGCTGGCCGAACGCCTGGGCGGTGGTGGGCCCACCGCCGTCGACCTCGCGAGCCTCGCGCGCGGCCTGCACGCCCAGCCACGGCCGGCCGACCTCGACGCCGCGCTCGCGGCCGTCGCCGCCGCCGACCTCCTCGTCGTCGCGACCCCCGTCCACAAGGCCTCGTTCACCGGGCTGCTGAAGTCCTTCCTCGACCTGTACGGGCCCGACGGGCTCGACGGCGTCACCGCCGTCCCGCTCGTCGTCTCGGCCACCCCCGCCCACACGCTGGTCGGCGAGGTCCACCTGCGGCCCGTCCTCGTCGAGCTCGGCGCGAGCGTCCCGACGCGCACGCTCAGCGTCCTCGACACCGACCTCGCCGACCTGGCCCCCGCCGTCGAGCGCTGGTGGCAGCGCGCGGAGCGGCCGCTGCGGCGGGCGGTCACCCTGCCCGCCGCGTCCACGCGCTCCGAGGACCTCCTGGAGGTGGCCCGATGAGCGCCAGCAGCCTGCGGCACCTGGAGCGCACGCTGGTCGAGCACGACGAGCCGCAGCTCTCGCCCGACGACTACAAGCAGGTGTTCCGTCGCCACGCCGCGGGCGTCGCGGTCGTCACGCTGCGCGACGGGGACCGTCCCGTCGGGTTCACCGCGACGTCCGTCATCTCCGTCTCGGCCGCCCCGCCGCTGCTCGCGTTCTCGCTCGCGTCCGGCTCGTCGTCCTGGCCCGCGCTGTCGCGCGCCGCGACCGTCGCGGTGTCGTTCCTCGCGGAGGGCCAGGAGGAGGTCTCGACCCGCTTCGCGACCTCCGGCATCGACCGGTTCGCCGCGGGCGGCTGGACGGCGCTGCCCACCGGCGAGCCCGTCATCGTGGGCGCCCAGGCCTGGGTCCGCGGCCGCGTGGTGCAGCGCACCCCCGTCGGCGACAGCTACCTCGTCTCGCTGCGCGCCCTCGACCACGGCGTCACCGACGCGCACCCGCTCGTCTACCGCGACCGCGTCTACCACCGCCTCGTCGCTCCCACCGCCTGACCGCCCACCCCGGGCGCGAGAGTGCTGTCCGGTCACGCCGCTGCAGGGCTGGATCGCACTCTCGGCGCGAGGGAGGGTGCGGGCCCTGTGGGGGTGGGGCTGGAATGACGTCTCGGCAGGATGGGTGGGGCCCCGTCCGCGAGGCGTCGTTCCGGCCCACCCCGGGCGAGGCGTCGTTCCGGCACCACCCCGGGCGAGGCGTCGTTCCGGCACCGCTGTGCGGGAGGGGGCTCGGACGGCGGAACCCCGGTCACCGTCCGGGCGGAAGGTGACCGGGGTTCCGGTCGTCGTGGGGTGCCCGCGTCAGGCGAAGAGCGCCGGGAGCGTGCGCTCCCAGGTCTCGCGCGCCTCGGTCAGCGGGAGCGTGAACAGGCCGCGGACCTCGACGGCGGCGGCGTGCACGTGCTCGTCGTCGTCGACCGGGGTGCCCGCACCGAGCGTGCACGTCTCGGCCGTCTCGCCCAGGCGCAGCGCCGGGACGCCGCGAGCGGTGCACAGGTCGAGGAGGCGGACCTCCTCGGAGCGGGGCACGGCGACGATCGCACGGGCCTGCGACTCCGAGAACAGCGCCTCGAAGGCCGTGAGGCCGTCGCGCGCGCACAGTGCGCCGAGGTCGACCTGGACACCGACGCCGTACCGGAGGCTCGACTCGACGAGCGCGAGCGCCAGGCCACCCTCGGACAGGTCGTGCGCGGCGTCGACGAGCTCGTCGCGCGCCGCGGCGACCAGCACCTGCGCGAGGCGGCGCTCGGCGTCGAGGTCGACCTGCGGCGGCACGCCGCCCAGGTGCCGGTGGACGACGTCCGCCCAGGCGGACCCGTCGAGCTCCGGACGCGTGGTGCCCAGCAGGTAGACGGCCTGGCCGGGCGCGGTCCAGCCCGACGGCACCGCGCGCGCGACGTCGTCGAGGACCCCGAGCACGCCGACGACGGGGGTCGGGTGGATCGCCGAGTCGATCTGCCCGGGCTCGCCCGTGCCGTTGTAGAGCGAGACGTTGCCGCCGGTCACGGGGACCTCGAGGGTCTGGCACGCGTCGGCCAGGCCGCGGATCGCCTCGACGAGCTGCCACATCGTGTCCGGGTGCTCGGGCGTGCCGAAGTTCAGGCAGTCGGTGACGGCCACGGGCCGCGCACCGACCGTGGCGACGTTGCGGTACGCCTCGGCGAGCGCGAGCTGCGCACCCGTGTACGGGTCGAGCTTGGCGTAGCGGCCGTTGGCGTCGGTGGCCAGCGCGACGCCCAGGCCCGTGGTCTCGTCGACGCGCACCACGCCCGAGTCGTCGGGCTGCGCGAGGGCCGTGTTGCCCTGCACGAAGCGGTCGTACTGGTCGGTGACCCATGCCGGTGACGCGAGGTTCGGCGAGCCCAGGAGCTGCAGGAGTGTCGCGCGCAGCTCGTCGGCGCTCTCCGGGCGCGCGTAGCGCGCCGCACCCTCAGGCGTGCTCACGGAGTCCGCGACGAGGCCGTCCTGCCAGGCCGGGCGCGCGTAGGGGCGGTCGTACACCGGGCCCTCGTGCGCGACCGTCCTCGGGTCGACGTCGACGATCCGGTCGCCGTGGTGGTCGATCGTCAGGCGCCCGGTGCCGGTGACCTCGCCGATCACGGCCGTCTCGACGTCCCACCTGCGCGTGATCTCGAGGAACTCGTCGAGCTTGTCGGGCCGGACGACCGCCATCATGCGCTCCTGCGACTCCGACATGAGGATCTCGCCGGCCGTCAGCGTGGGGTCGCGCAGCAGCACGTTCTCGAGGTCGACGTGCATACCGCCGTCACCGTTGGACGCGAGCTCGCTGGTCGCGCAGGAGATGCCCGCGGCGCCGAGGTCCTGGATGCCCTCGACGACCTGGGCCGCGTAGAGCTCGAGGCAGCACTCGATGAGCACCTTCTCCATGAACGGGTCGCCGACCTGCACCGACGGACGCTTGGACGGCTTGGCGTCGTCGAACGTCTCCGACGCGAGGATCGACGCGCCGCCGATGCCGTCGCCGCCCGTGCGGGCGCCGAACAGCACGACCTTGTTGCCGACGCCCGAGGCGTTGGCCAGGTGGATGTCCTCGTGGCGCAGCACACCGAGGCACAGCGCGTTGACCAGCGGGTTGCCCTGGTAGCAGGCGTCGAAGACGAGCTCGCCGCCGATGTTCGGCAGCCCCAGGCTGTTGCCGTACCCCCCGACGCCGGCGACGACGCCGTGCACGACGCGCGCCGTGTCCGGGTGGTCCACGGCGCCGAAGCGCAGCTGGTCCATGACGGCGACGGGCCGCGCACCCATCGAGATGATGTCGCGCACGATCCCGCCGACGCCCGTCGCGGCACCCTGGTAGGGCTCGACGAACGACGGGTGGTTGTGCGACTCGACCTTGAACGTCACGGCCCAGCCGTCGCCGATGTCGACGACGCCGGCGTTCTCCCCGATGCCGACGAGCAGGTGCTCCTTCATCGCGGGCGTGGTCTTGTCGCCGAACTGCCGCAGGTGGGTCTTCGACGACTTGTACGAGCAGTGCTCGGACCACATCACGGAGTACATCGCGAGCTCGGCGGCCGTGGGGCGACGCCCGAGGATGTCGCGGATCCGCTGGTACTCGTCGGGCTTGAGGCCGAGCTCGGCGTAGGGCTGCTCGAGGTCGGGTGTCGCCGCGGCGTGCTCGACGGTGTCGGACGTGTGCGGAGCGGACGGGACGTCGGGGCGCGCAGGAGCGGTGGTCATCGGTTCCCTCGGTGGAGGCCGGGTCCGGCGGGCGGCTCGCCCGCGCAGGTACCCACGCCGCAGGTCGGCAGACGGCCCCAGAGTACCGGCGCGCCGGACCGCGGCGGCCCGTCCGTCCACCACCCGTCCACCACCCGTCCGGCGGCGGTCCGAGCGGGTGAAAACGCCACGCCCCGAGGCCCGCCCGCGCGCTCACGACCCACCCGGGAGCGCGATCCGCACGGACTCTCACGCCCTTCTCATCCCTTTCGCACCTTCTGCCCGATAACCTCCGACGTGCCAGGTCAGCGGGGGGTGGCGAGGACACCTCGACCCGACGGCCGGTCCACCGTCGCACCATCCGGAAGTCGAGGTCAGATGTCCGCCCGCCGCGTGCTCACCACCGCCGTCACCGCCTTGTCCGCCGCCCTGGCGCTCGTGGGTGCCGCGACGACGGCGACCGCGGGGTCGGACGCACCGACGCGGTACCGCGTGACGCCGACCGGCCTCGAGCTGCCCGCCGGCACGACGTTCCAGGAGCACGCGCACGTCAACGTCGTCTTCACGTCGGCGCTGGGCACCGCGCTGCGCAACGTCCACGTCGAGGGCCCGGGCACGCGGAACGCGGACCTGCTCGGCACGTCCACGCTGACGTGGGACCGTCTGGGCCTGCCGGCCGACGCCTGCATCACGTGGGTCCAGGTCAGCGGGCACGACGAGCACCACGGCGAGGGCGGCCAGGCCCCGGTCTGCCGCACGCAGCCCGCCCCCGTCGCGCCCCCGGCTCCCGCCGCGCCCCCCACACCGCCGGCGCCGGCGGCGCCCCCGGCGGCTCCCCCGGTGCAGCCCACCACGCCGCCCGCGCCCGCCGCGACGCCTGCCGCAGCCCCGGCCCCCGCGTCACCCGCGCCCGCCGCGCCCTCGGCCACCCCCTCCTCGGCCGCCCCCGCGGACACCGCCGCCGCCGAGGCCGCACCCCCCACCGCACCCGCACCCACCACCGCGCCCGCCACCGCCACCGCGCCCGCGCCCACGGAGCGCGCCGAGGTGCTGTCCGCCGGGACGCAGGCCCCGGCGCCCGCCGCGGCTGCCGAGCGCTCCGAGGTGCTCGCCGCGACCGGTGCGCGCACGGGCGCGCTGCTCGCC contains these protein-coding regions:
- a CDS encoding M15 family metallopeptidase; translation: MSRWRTVVLVVLAATAVVGVGGIVTGLWSVLFREDARIEGMAELVPWEDAIAVPTVPSRPTPTPGLDVRQHSTTDPASPWVIVNKQHPIDRAYAPADLVTVGEAQVRAAVEPDLRAMLDAAGAAGVDVVTSSGYRSYQDQAAARRSVEARRGFAHAERYSARPGFSEHQTGFALDVDSGSQPSCNYQTCFARTPEGIWLSEHAWEFGFVVRYTEANTAVTGYAPEGWHLRWVGRELTAHLRENGIGSLEEAFGVHGGPEYLEE
- the purL gene encoding phosphoribosylformylglycinamidine synthase subunit PurL → MTTAPARPDVPSAPHTSDTVEHAAATPDLEQPYAELGLKPDEYQRIRDILGRRPTAAELAMYSVMWSEHCSYKSSKTHLRQFGDKTTPAMKEHLLVGIGENAGVVDIGDGWAVTFKVESHNHPSFVEPYQGAATGVGGIVRDIISMGARPVAVMDQLRFGAVDHPDTARVVHGVVAGVGGYGNSLGLPNIGGELVFDACYQGNPLVNALCLGVLRHEDIHLANASGVGNKVVLFGARTGGDGIGGASILASETFDDAKPSKRPSVQVGDPFMEKVLIECCLELYAAQVVEGIQDLGAAGISCATSELASNGDGGMHVDLENVLLRDPTLTAGEILMSESQERMMAVVRPDKLDEFLEITRRWDVETAVIGEVTGTGRLTIDHHGDRIVDVDPRTVAHEGPVYDRPYARPAWQDGLVADSVSTPEGAARYARPESADELRATLLQLLGSPNLASPAWVTDQYDRFVQGNTALAQPDDSGVVRVDETTGLGVALATDANGRYAKLDPYTGAQLALAEAYRNVATVGARPVAVTDCLNFGTPEHPDTMWQLVEAIRGLADACQTLEVPVTGGNVSLYNGTGEPGQIDSAIHPTPVVGVLGVLDDVARAVPSGWTAPGQAVYLLGTTRPELDGSAWADVVHRHLGGVPPQVDLDAERRLAQVLVAAARDELVDAAHDLSEGGLALALVESSLRYGVGVQVDLGALCARDGLTAFEALFSESQARAIVAVPRSEEVRLLDLCTARGVPALRLGETAETCTLGAGTPVDDDEHVHAAAVEVRGLFTLPLTEARETWERTLPALFA
- a CDS encoding RNB domain-containing ribonuclease, yielding MPGRPVRLPAPTGDPASRAVAEGLDALRAEVELPVVYPDAALAEAEVAAERGPQGAHAPGDRTDRTDVAFVTVDPEGSTDLDQAVHVERRGTGWRVRYAIADVAAFVAPGGALDAETHRRGMTCYSPDGRVPLHPAVLSEGAASLLADQVRPAVLWTMDLDAHGEPQDVHVERALVRSRAQLSYAQVQQRLDDGTADDLLRGLADVGALRQERERERGGASLDVPEQEVVQEDGAFRLRFRATLPVEGWNAQVSLLTGMVAARLMLDAGVGVVRTLPPADPRDVARLRRTAAALDIDWPADLPYADLLARLDSHRGPHAAFLREATTLFRGAGYRAFGVPDAPVPTGDDAEHAAIRAPYAHVTAPLRRLVDRYGTEVCLAAVAGRQVPDWVGEALPDLPATMTRTGRRVAAFDRGALDLVEAVVLAPHAGEHFTGVVVDADAPKDGRVRGALQLREPAVVAPVTASGDLPLGQRLEVRLDEVSVPHRRVTFVAV
- a CDS encoding NADPH-dependent FMN reductase, which codes for MTRPDPARTVALVGNPRAGSRTLGAAVSLAATLAERLGGGGPTAVDLASLARGLHAQPRPADLDAALAAVAAADLLVVATPVHKASFTGLLKSFLDLYGPDGLDGVTAVPLVVSATPAHTLVGEVHLRPVLVELGASVPTRTLSVLDTDLADLAPAVERWWQRAERPLRRAVTLPAASTRSEDLLEVAR
- a CDS encoding flavin reductase family protein, which gives rise to MSASSLRHLERTLVEHDEPQLSPDDYKQVFRRHAAGVAVVTLRDGDRPVGFTATSVISVSAAPPLLAFSLASGSSSWPALSRAATVAVSFLAEGQEEVSTRFATSGIDRFAAGGWTALPTGEPVIVGAQAWVRGRVVQRTPVGDSYLVSLRALDHGVTDAHPLVYRDRVYHRLVAPTA
- the nirB gene encoding nitrite reductase large subunit NirB is translated as MRNDVVHGPGRVVVVGAGMVAHRFAEQLCARDGDWTLTVVGDEPHRPYDRVHLSDVFTGRTAEDLVLAPEVWDDPRVTLVTGDRAVRLDRSAQTVTTASGRVLAYDHLVLATGSWAWVPRAEGTDLPGVLRYRTLEDVEALRAWVTERARTLGRPLRGTVVGGGVLGLEAAAALSTLGVAPTVVEFADRLMAVQLDAGGGEALRVLVTGLGVDVRTSTAATRVVGAADGAVGALELSDGEVLDTDVVVYSTGVRPRDRLARESGLPVAERGGVVVGPTCRTADPAVWAIGEVASHDGECVGLVAPGNAMADVVVNRLFGGCRLYERSPDGTKLKGVGVDAAAFGDVLGLTPGALEVTFADPVARTYRKLVVSDDARVLLGGVLVGDIELYAQLRPLLGRPLGADPSAYLAPTGGAGPVRSDLPDDVVLCSCANVSVGAVRAAVTEHGCRSVGDVKASTRAGTVCGSCVPLLTTVVNSTLETSGFTVSTAMCEHFATSRAELYALVRAEGLRTFTEVVARHGRGRGCAVCRPVVASILSSLGIGHVLQPDQASLQDTNDHLLANLQKDGTYSVVPRMPGGEVTPEKLLVLAQVAQEFGLFTRVTGAQRIGMFGARQDQLPAIWRRLVDAGFESGQAYGKSLRAVKTCVGQAWCRFGVQDSSSMAVRLELRYRGLRAPHKFKVGVSGCARECAEARGKDVGVIATEKGWNVYVGGNGGFTPRHAELLAEDLDDDRLVQVVDRFLALYIRSADRLQRTAPWVAAFPGGVAELRRVVVEDSRGLGAELDAEVERHVAGYVDEWRATLEDPGKLRAFIPYVNAPDRSDPDLSYVPERGQARPARPGERGHPDLLSARAAGATTLQEDAP
- the nirD gene encoding nitrite reductase small subunit NirD, producing the protein MSHPTPATATPTPDVPTALGAVRVCALDDLLPERGAGAIVGEQRVALFRLATDEVLAVQQRDPYSGANVLSRGLVGDRAGEPTVTSPMYKQVWDLRTGACLDPVGKDPVDLRVHAVAVVDGQVLLVP